A section of the Streptomyces sp. SLBN-118 genome encodes:
- a CDS encoding sulfatase-like hydrolase/transferase yields the protein MSLFTRSVQLPHSDQAPTEEGPAPDGPWEGTPDDTAAGRDSTAGDATGDDPDAAAAIGWRDRHPAAVRAVAWTTTALAAVLVFFALLMPQDAARLTPSTFVRIPVEGIFGAAVLLVLPPRARRAAAAVAGAVLGVLTLLNFLDMGFHEVFGRGFNLVLDWILLDDGESFLQDSIGRSGAIGVVVVVVILVLALLVLMTLAVVRLSNLMARHSAVAIPTTLVLGTAWITCAALGLQLAGAPVASRNTTALARNRVDLVNATLRDEKAFAKEAAVDAFGDTPPDQLLTGLRGKDVIFTFIESYGRSAVEDPEMAPRVDAALADGTKRLRAAGYSARSGWLTSPTYGGGSWLAHSTFASGLWIDNQQRYRTITAGDHLTLPSAFRKTGAWRTVGIMPGVTKNWPEGKFYGFDKVYDSRHLGYEGPEFSWSTMPDQYALKAFERLEHGKKHDKPLMSEIILTSSHNPWAPLPKTLDWDAVGDGSEYDAIEKAGKDPVDVWKDTGELRGEYAKSIEYSLNSLTSYVEKYGNKNTVLVFLGDHQPVAKVSGKHASRDIPIAIVAHDPAVLDRISGWGWQDGLKPAPKGPVWKMDTFRDRFLKAYGPAPGATPSPSAP from the coding sequence GTGTCGCTCTTCACGCGCTCTGTTCAGCTGCCGCACTCGGACCAGGCACCCACGGAAGAGGGCCCGGCGCCGGACGGCCCCTGGGAGGGCACGCCGGACGACACCGCCGCAGGCCGGGACAGCACCGCGGGTGACGCCACCGGTGACGACCCTGACGCCGCTGCCGCCATCGGCTGGCGCGACAGGCATCCGGCCGCGGTGCGTGCGGTGGCGTGGACGACCACCGCCCTGGCCGCCGTGCTCGTGTTCTTCGCTCTCCTCATGCCGCAGGACGCCGCACGCCTCACGCCGAGCACGTTCGTACGCATACCGGTGGAGGGGATATTCGGCGCCGCCGTACTGCTTGTCCTGCCGCCGAGGGCAAGGCGTGCGGCGGCGGCGGTTGCCGGGGCGGTCCTCGGCGTGCTGACCCTCCTCAACTTCCTTGACATGGGCTTCCACGAGGTCTTCGGCCGGGGATTCAACCTCGTGCTCGACTGGATTCTGCTCGACGACGGCGAGTCGTTCCTCCAGGACTCGATAGGCAGGTCGGGCGCGATCGGTGTCGTCGTCGTGGTCGTGATCCTCGTGCTCGCCCTGCTCGTCCTCATGACGCTGGCGGTCGTCCGGCTCAGCAACCTCATGGCCCGGCACAGCGCCGTGGCGATCCCTACGACTCTGGTACTCGGGACCGCCTGGATAACCTGCGCGGCGCTCGGCCTCCAGCTCGCCGGTGCGCCGGTTGCCTCCAGGAACACCACTGCGCTCGCGCGCAACCGTGTGGACCTGGTGAACGCGACCCTGAGGGATGAGAAGGCGTTCGCCAAGGAGGCCGCGGTCGACGCCTTCGGTGACACCCCGCCCGACCAGTTGCTGACCGGACTGCGCGGCAAGGACGTCATCTTCACCTTCATCGAGAGCTACGGCCGCAGCGCGGTCGAGGACCCGGAGATGGCGCCGCGGGTCGACGCGGCGCTCGCGGACGGGACCAAGCGGCTGCGCGCGGCCGGGTACTCGGCCAGGAGCGGCTGGCTCACCTCGCCGACGTACGGCGGCGGCAGCTGGCTGGCCCACTCCACCTTCGCGTCGGGCCTGTGGATCGATAATCAGCAGCGTTACCGCACCATCACCGCCGGGGATCACCTGACCCTCCCGAGCGCCTTCCGCAAGACGGGCGCCTGGCGGACGGTCGGCATCATGCCGGGCGTCACCAAGAACTGGCCGGAGGGAAAGTTCTACGGCTTCGACAAGGTCTACGATTCGCGGCATCTCGGGTACGAGGGCCCGGAGTTCAGCTGGTCGACCATGCCGGACCAGTACGCCCTGAAGGCATTCGAACGCCTCGAGCACGGCAAGAAGCACGACAAGCCGCTCATGTCGGAGATCATCCTGACCTCCAGCCACAACCCCTGGGCACCCCTCCCCAAGACCCTGGACTGGGACGCGGTCGGTGACGGCTCCGAATACGACGCCATCGAGAAGGCGGGCAAGGACCCCGTGGACGTGTGGAAGGACACCGGCGAATTGCGCGGTGAGTACGCCAAGTCCATCGAGTACTCGCTGAACAGCCTCACCTCCTACGTGGAGAAGTACGGCAACAAGAACACCGTGCTCGTCTTCCTCGGCGACCACCAGCCAGTGGCGAAGGTCTCCGGCAAGCACGCCAGCCGGGACATACCGATCGCGATCGTTGCCCACGACCCCGCCGTGCTGGACCGGATATCCGGCTGGGGCTGGCAGGACGGCCTGAAGCCCGCCCCCAAGGGCCCGGTCTGGAAGATGGACACGTTCCGCGACCGCTTCCTGAAGGCGTACGGCCCGGCGCCCGGTGCCACGCCTTCCCCGTCGGCCCCGTGA
- a CDS encoding RICIN domain-containing protein translates to MPELHQIGPGPGDETPVYAALSDAELTERVRAGAPAAHPAAQELKRRHLPAALTYARVCGRNPAAGHQLAVQAFDLAVQEACRGIEPRGNWRHHVLMLVQRVGLNWAAGSRRDRLESGFAVWIDESADFTAPGVPLSRLRFEASSAMLTGFYRLPELTRGVLWYAVVDGEQDATVATFLNIRAALVPELRERAQDAMRQAYLLAYLERGGDKKCLGFRRIIEAAARPGDRRHSDDLTLHLAECPSCTRLLAELARMGNDPRAVFAEGLLGWGGSAYAARGPVRALLDAVPAQADRSKAMATTSAFAVSARPHQRGGTSRTDARWPSRTVVIIAVAVAGAVVAGTLHASEDSGPARVRAKEPPLRESWPAVAPPAPAPKSPTQQPSKKPSPSPSPTPSATVPNTPSPTVSKKLRRPPSPIVAGGGYTQVVNADSGLCLDIVDGVMENRTDVFTARCDGARTQKWSLDSIGLLHSYEDPDYCLDSRGSTDRGVGIWTCSSVEGRNGLNLLFTVDGSGAVRPQIAPDFALEPLGNWEGGFLDFDPADGDSDQRWTAGSAPRN, encoded by the coding sequence GTGCCAGAGCTCCACCAGATCGGTCCCGGTCCCGGGGACGAGACGCCGGTCTACGCCGCCCTGTCGGACGCGGAACTCACCGAACGCGTCCGCGCCGGCGCTCCGGCCGCCCATCCTGCCGCGCAGGAGCTCAAGCGTCGCCACCTGCCCGCCGCCCTCACCTACGCCCGGGTCTGCGGACGCAACCCGGCCGCCGGGCACCAACTGGCGGTGCAGGCCTTCGACCTGGCAGTTCAGGAGGCGTGCCGGGGCATCGAACCCCGGGGGAACTGGCGGCACCATGTCCTGATGCTCGTTCAGCGGGTGGGTCTCAACTGGGCCGCCGGCAGCCGCCGGGACCGGCTCGAATCCGGTTTCGCCGTATGGATCGACGAGTCGGCCGACTTCACCGCGCCCGGTGTGCCGCTGTCCCGGCTCCGGTTCGAGGCGTCGTCCGCGATGCTCACCGGTTTCTACCGGCTGCCGGAGCTGACACGGGGCGTCCTGTGGTACGCGGTGGTGGACGGGGAACAGGACGCCACCGTCGCCACCTTCCTCAACATCCGGGCCGCTCTCGTTCCAGAGCTGCGGGAGAGGGCGCAGGACGCCATGCGTCAGGCTTATCTGCTGGCGTATCTGGAGCGTGGCGGGGACAAGAAGTGCCTGGGCTTCCGCCGCATCATCGAGGCGGCGGCGCGGCCCGGCGACCGGCGTCACAGCGATGATCTGACGCTCCACCTGGCGGAATGCCCCAGCTGCACCCGGTTGCTCGCGGAGCTGGCGCGGATGGGGAACGATCCCCGTGCCGTGTTCGCCGAAGGACTGCTCGGCTGGGGCGGATCGGCCTACGCGGCCCGCGGTCCGGTGCGCGCCCTGCTCGATGCCGTACCGGCGCAGGCCGACCGGTCGAAGGCCATGGCCACCACGTCGGCCTTCGCCGTTTCTGCGAGGCCCCACCAGCGCGGCGGGACATCTCGGACGGACGCGAGGTGGCCGTCCCGGACCGTCGTCATCATCGCTGTGGCCGTCGCGGGCGCCGTCGTCGCCGGCACACTGCACGCCTCCGAGGATTCCGGTCCGGCACGCGTCCGTGCGAAGGAGCCCCCGCTCAGGGAGAGCTGGCCCGCCGTTGCCCCGCCCGCCCCCGCTCCGAAGAGTCCCACCCAGCAGCCGTCGAAGAAGCCCTCACCCTCGCCGAGCCCCACCCCCTCGGCCACCGTCCCCAACACCCCGTCGCCCACTGTCTCGAAGAAACTCCGGCGCCCGCCGTCGCCGATCGTGGCCGGCGGCGGCTATACGCAGGTCGTGAACGCGGATTCCGGGCTGTGCCTGGACATCGTGGACGGGGTGATGGAGAACCGTACCGACGTCTTCACCGCCCGCTGCGACGGCGCCCGGACCCAGAAGTGGAGTCTGGACTCCATCGGGCTCCTGCACAGTTACGAGGACCCCGACTACTGCCTGGACTCGCGCGGCAGCACCGACCGGGGCGTCGGTATTTGGACCTGCTCCTCGGTCGAGGGCAGGAACGGCCTGAATCTGCTCTTCACCGTCGATGGATCGGGCGCCGTACGCCCGCAGATCGCGCCGGACTTCGCCCTTGAACCCCTGGGCAACTGGGAGGGCGGTTTTCTCGACTTCGACCCCGCGGACGGCGACAGCGACCAGCGGTGGACCGCCGGATCCGCCCCGAGGAACTAG
- a CDS encoding class I SAM-dependent methyltransferase — MGFYAERVLPRVVDVACGAKTARPLRRRVCAGLKGEVVEIGFGTGHNVPFYPPAVTGVAAVEPSDAGWRLAGERVRASRVPVRRAGLDGQSLPFEDASFDAALSTWTLCTIPDADAALREVRRVLRPGGALHFVEHGLAPEGDENVRRWQRRLEPVNKRLFGGCHLTRPIVDMLTSAGFTLSELDVFYEKGAPKPMGADSLGVALREAPLPGRENLWPPR; from the coding sequence ATGGGGTTCTACGCCGAGCGAGTCCTGCCGCGGGTCGTCGACGTCGCCTGCGGTGCCAAGACAGCCCGCCCGCTGCGACGCCGAGTCTGCGCGGGCCTCAAGGGCGAAGTCGTCGAGATCGGGTTCGGGACGGGGCACAACGTTCCCTTCTACCCCCCGGCAGTCACCGGCGTGGCCGCGGTGGAGCCCTCCGATGCCGGATGGAGGCTTGCCGGCGAGCGTGTCAGGGCGTCCCGGGTCCCGGTGCGGCGCGCCGGGCTGGACGGACAGTCGTTGCCCTTCGAAGACGCCAGTTTTGACGCCGCGTTGTCCACGTGGACGCTGTGCACCATTCCCGATGCCGACGCCGCCCTGCGCGAGGTGCGCCGCGTCCTCAGACCGGGTGGTGCCCTGCACTTCGTCGAGCACGGGCTGGCCCCCGAAGGGGACGAGAACGTCCGCCGCTGGCAACGACGCCTGGAGCCGGTGAACAAGCGGCTGTTCGGCGGGTGTCATCTCACCCGGCCGATCGTCGACATGCTGACCAGCGCGGGGTTCACCCTCTCGGAACTGGATGTCTTCTACGAGAAGGGTGCGCCGAAGCCCATGGGAGCCGACTCCCTCGGCGTCGCGCTGCGGGAAGCGCCTCTCCCGGGCCGGGAAAATCTATGGCCGCCAAGGTAG
- a CDS encoding MerR family transcriptional regulator, whose protein sequence is MPPETPSPAADRFDDDDYPAYTMGRAAEMIGATPGFLRSLGEARLITPLRSEGGHRRYSRYQLRIAARARELVDGGTPIDAACRIVILEDQLEEALRLNEELRRTTADSSGAAES, encoded by the coding sequence ATGCCCCCAGAAACCCCCTCGCCCGCCGCCGACCGGTTCGACGATGACGACTACCCCGCCTACACGATGGGGCGCGCCGCCGAAATGATCGGCGCCACGCCCGGCTTCCTGCGATCCCTCGGGGAAGCCCGGCTGATCACCCCGCTGCGGTCCGAGGGCGGCCATCGACGCTACTCCCGCTACCAGCTACGCATCGCCGCCCGGGCACGCGAGCTCGTCGACGGCGGAACGCCGATCGACGCAGCCTGCCGCATCGTGATCCTGGAAGACCAGCTCGAGGAAGCCCTGCGACTCAACGAGGAACTGCGGCGGACCACGGCCGACTCCAGCGGGGCGGCCGAATCCTGA
- a CDS encoding cold-shock protein: MATGTVKWFNAEKGFGFIEQEGGGPDVFAHYSNIATSGFRELQEGQKVNFDVTQGQKGPQAENIVPA, translated from the coding sequence ATGGCTACTGGCACCGTCAAGTGGTTCAACGCAGAAAAGGGCTTCGGCTTCATCGAGCAGGAGGGTGGCGGCCCCGACGTCTTCGCCCACTACTCGAACATCGCCACCTCCGGCTTCCGTGAGCTTCAGGAAGGCCAGAAGGTGAACTTCGATGTCACGCAGGGCCAGAAGGGCCCGCAGGCCGAGAACATCGTTCCCGCCTGA
- a CDS encoding DEAD/DEAH box helicase produces the protein MNRTARTNDRYSRARKGNAASGRSGGFRAQSQGRQGAPGRSAAPSRSGGYGRRPAARQGEFALPVTITPALPGVEAFEDLEMPAPLLAALRSEGVTVPFPIQAATLPNTLAGRDVLGRGRTGSGKTLAFGLALLARTEGRRAEPRQPLALVLVPTRELAQQVTDALTPYARSLKLRLATVVGGMSIGRQAGALRGGAEVVVATPGRLKDLIERGDCRLDRVGITVLDEADQMADMGFMPQVTELLDQVRPEGQRMLFSATLDRNVDLLVRRYLHDPVVHSVDPSAGAVTTMEHHVLHVHGADKHATTTEIAARDGRVIMFLDTKHAVDQLTKHLLSSGVRAAALHGGKSQPQRNRTLAQFKTGHVTALVATNVAARGIHVDNLDLVVNVDPPSDHKDYLHRGGRTARAGESGSVVTLVLPHQRRDMTRLMADAGITPHIAQVRSGEAELSRITGAQAPSGVPVTVSAPVAERAKSGSSSSRGKRSRPSQARRTRAASQGRTGTSQRPSSFKNAA, from the coding sequence ATGAACCGCACAGCCCGTACGAACGACCGCTATTCACGCGCCCGCAAGGGAAACGCCGCTTCCGGCAGGAGCGGCGGCTTCCGTGCGCAGTCGCAGGGACGCCAGGGTGCTCCGGGCCGCTCGGCCGCCCCCAGCCGCTCCGGCGGCTACGGGCGCCGCCCCGCGGCACGCCAGGGAGAGTTCGCCCTGCCCGTCACCATCACCCCGGCGCTGCCCGGCGTCGAGGCCTTCGAGGACCTGGAGATGCCCGCACCCCTGCTGGCGGCGCTCCGCTCCGAGGGAGTGACCGTGCCGTTCCCGATCCAGGCGGCCACCCTGCCGAACACCCTGGCCGGCCGGGACGTGCTGGGCCGTGGACGCACCGGGTCCGGCAAGACCCTCGCGTTCGGCCTTGCGCTGCTGGCGCGGACCGAGGGAAGGCGCGCCGAGCCCCGGCAGCCGCTTGCCCTGGTCCTCGTTCCCACCCGCGAGCTGGCTCAGCAGGTCACCGACGCGCTCACCCCGTACGCCAGGTCGCTGAAGCTGCGACTGGCCACCGTGGTCGGCGGTATGTCGATCGGCCGCCAGGCCGGTGCGCTGCGCGGCGGGGCCGAGGTCGTCGTGGCAACCCCCGGTCGGCTCAAGGACCTCATCGAGCGCGGCGACTGCCGCCTGGACCGCGTCGGCATCACCGTGCTGGACGAGGCCGACCAGATGGCCGACATGGGCTTTATGCCGCAGGTCACCGAACTGCTCGACCAGGTACGCCCCGAGGGCCAGCGGATGCTCTTCTCCGCCACCCTCGACCGCAACGTCGACCTTCTGGTCCGCCGCTATCTGCACGACCCGGTGGTCCACTCCGTCGACCCGTCGGCAGGCGCGGTCACCACCATGGAGCACCACGTACTGCATGTCCACGGCGCCGACAAGCACGCCACCACCACCGAGATCGCTGCCCGCGACGGGCGAGTGATCATGTTCCTGGACACCAAGCACGCTGTGGACCAGCTCACCAAGCACCTCCTCAGCAGCGGCGTACGCGCCGCGGCCCTGCACGGCGGCAAGTCGCAGCCCCAGCGCAACCGGACCCTGGCCCAGTTCAAGACCGGTCATGTCACGGCACTGGTGGCCACCAATGTCGCGGCCCGCGGCATCCATGTCGACAACCTCGACCTCGTGGTCAATGTCGATCCCCCCAGCGACCACAAGGACTACCTGCACCGGGGCGGCCGCACCGCCCGCGCCGGTGAGTCGGGCAGCGTGGTCACGCTGGTCCTTCCCCATCAGCGCCGCGACATGACCCGCCTGATGGCGGACGCCGGCATCACCCCGCACATCGCCCAGGTGCGCTCCGGCGAGGCCGAACTGAGCCGTATCACCGGCGCCCAGGCGCCCTCGGGTGTTCCCGTCACCGTCAGCGCACCGGTGGCGGAGCGTGCGAAGAGCGGCTCCTCGTCCTCCCGCGGCAAGCGCAGCCGTCCCTCCCAGGCTCGCCGCACCCGCGCTGCGTCCCAGGGGCGGACAGGTACCTCGCAGCGCCCGTCCTCGTTCAAGAACGCCGCATGA
- a CDS encoding CBS domain-containing protein: protein MTLILTQPRQTDRTRLTAADAMTSPGPQVGDDMIVDDALSVLIGAGVGHLIVRGEDDRCAGLVSRTQLTAYRGGSWYTEDTRLRDIVHDRGPFTLSETSLPEAENAMRARALGTSPVVDEEGYILGVLALGS, encoded by the coding sequence TTGACGCTGATTCTCACGCAGCCACGGCAGACGGACCGCACCAGACTGACCGCCGCCGACGCCATGACCTCACCGGGACCGCAGGTCGGCGACGACATGATCGTCGACGACGCACTCTCCGTTCTCATCGGCGCCGGCGTGGGGCACCTGATCGTCCGCGGTGAGGACGATCGCTGTGCCGGTCTCGTCTCACGCACCCAGCTCACCGCGTACCGGGGCGGGTCCTGGTACACCGAGGACACGCGTTTGCGGGACATCGTCCACGACCGCGGACCCTTCACCCTGTCAGAGACCTCGCTGCCCGAGGCGGAGAACGCCATGCGGGCCCGAGCCCTCGGCACATCGCCCGTGGTGGACGAAGAGGGGTACATCCTCGGCGTCCTCGCCCTCGGAAGCTGA
- a CDS encoding SCO5918 family protein, with product MRCVIARFPFDLVKSDVQESMKGIKPEPVTAESVTIGRRTFPVKQVGEVITGQDRRDFTAGEVTRALTRLGFTCHAAPAPVRPPVLSALESASAQLGTAPHM from the coding sequence ATGCGCTGCGTCATTGCCCGCTTCCCCTTCGACCTGGTCAAGAGTGACGTGCAGGAATCGATGAAGGGCATCAAGCCCGAACCCGTCACGGCCGAGTCAGTGACCATCGGCCGCCGCACGTTCCCCGTCAAGCAGGTAGGCGAGGTGATCACTGGTCAGGACCGCCGTGACTTCACCGCCGGCGAAGTCACCAGGGCCCTCACCCGGCTCGGCTTCACCTGCCATGCCGCCCCCGCACCCGTCCGGCCCCCCGTGCTCTCCGCGCTCGAATCGGCGTCCGCGCAGCTCGGAACAGCGCCGCACATGTGA
- a CDS encoding PhzA/PhzB family protein, which translates to MSDAVRTHGFTDAAELRRTNRSTVEKYMHTTGPDRLRRHELFTPDGSGGLWTTDSGEPIVIAGQDRLAEHAVWSLACFPDWEWYNIQIFETQDPNRFWVECEGRGKILFPGYPEGYYHNHFLHSFLLDNGKIKQNREFMNPCEQLRALGVPVPRIKREGIPT; encoded by the coding sequence ATGTCCGACGCCGTCAGGACGCACGGTTTCACCGATGCGGCCGAACTGCGCCGCACCAACCGTTCCACCGTCGAGAAGTACATGCACACCACCGGCCCCGACCGGCTGCGCCGGCACGAACTGTTCACCCCGGACGGCAGCGGCGGACTGTGGACCACCGACAGCGGGGAACCGATCGTCATCGCCGGCCAGGACAGGCTGGCCGAGCATGCCGTCTGGTCGCTGGCCTGTTTCCCGGACTGGGAGTGGTACAACATCCAGATTTTCGAAACACAGGACCCGAACCGTTTCTGGGTCGAGTGCGAAGGCCGCGGAAAGATCCTCTTCCCCGGCTATCCGGAGGGCTACTACCACAACCACTTCCTGCACTCCTTCCTGCTCGACAACGGAAAGATCAAGCAGAACCGCGAGTTCATGAACCCCTGCGAGCAACTGCGCGCGCTCGGCGTCCCGGTGCCCCGGATCAAGCGCGAAGGAATTCCCACCTGA
- a CDS encoding 3-deoxy-7-phosphoheptulonate synthase, whose translation MEDLLSETRFGNALHQPQWSDPVQARRLRHALAARPALVRPQDLRTLSGLLAQVAAERCLVVQCGDCSEDPAECTPAHVSRKIAVLELLAGTLRMATARPVVRVGRIAGQFAKPRTHRTEQVGDLELPSYQGHMVNGPQPTPDSRRPDPLRILTGYMAASDIMSHLGWAAPPGSARIDAPVWTSHEALLLDYEVPMLRRDEAGRLYLGSTHWPWIGERTRQVDGAHVALLAAIANPVACKVGPTISPGELLGLCERLDPERQPGRLTLIARMGADTVADRLPGLVAAVRAAGHPVSWLTDPLHGNTVQRTDGTKTRVVQHAIREVVAFRQAVRAGGGIAGGLHLETTPDAVLECVGDETDLARTGEQHSTSLCDPRLNLDQALSVVSAFSARTEYGSHPFEEAA comes from the coding sequence ATGGAAGACCTGCTGAGCGAGACCCGGTTCGGCAACGCGCTGCACCAGCCGCAGTGGAGCGACCCCGTACAAGCAAGACGACTGCGCCACGCCCTCGCCGCCCGCCCCGCGCTCGTGCGGCCCCAGGACCTGCGTACGCTCTCCGGTCTGCTGGCCCAGGTCGCGGCCGAACGGTGCCTGGTCGTGCAGTGCGGCGACTGCTCCGAGGACCCCGCAGAGTGCACGCCCGCCCACGTCAGCCGTAAAATCGCCGTACTGGAACTGCTCGCCGGGACCCTGCGCATGGCCACCGCCCGGCCGGTTGTGCGTGTCGGCAGGATCGCGGGACAGTTCGCCAAGCCCCGTACCCACCGGACCGAGCAGGTCGGCGACCTCGAACTCCCCTCCTACCAGGGGCACATGGTCAACGGGCCGCAGCCGACGCCGGACAGCCGCAGGCCCGACCCCCTGCGCATCCTCACGGGCTACATGGCCGCGAGCGACATCATGTCCCACCTGGGCTGGGCGGCACCGCCCGGCAGCGCGCGCATCGATGCGCCCGTCTGGACCAGCCATGAAGCACTGCTCCTCGACTACGAAGTGCCCATGCTCCGCCGGGACGAAGCGGGCCGGCTGTATCTCGGCTCCACGCACTGGCCCTGGATCGGCGAGCGCACCCGTCAGGTGGACGGCGCGCATGTCGCGCTCCTCGCCGCCATCGCCAACCCGGTCGCCTGCAAAGTCGGCCCGACCATCAGCCCGGGCGAGCTACTCGGCCTGTGCGAACGCCTCGACCCTGAGCGACAGCCGGGCCGGCTCACCCTGATCGCCCGGATGGGCGCCGACACCGTGGCCGATCGTCTGCCCGGTCTCGTCGCCGCGGTACGCGCCGCCGGCCACCCCGTCAGCTGGCTGACCGACCCGCTTCACGGCAACACCGTGCAGAGGACCGACGGCACCAAGACTCGCGTCGTCCAGCACGCGATCCGCGAAGTCGTCGCGTTCCGGCAGGCCGTCCGGGCCGGCGGAGGCATCGCCGGAGGACTGCACCTGGAGACGACTCCGGACGCCGTCCTGGAGTGCGTCGGCGACGAAACCGACCTGGCCCGGACGGGCGAGCAGCACTCCACGAGCCTGTGCGACCCCCGCCTCAACCTCGACCAGGCCCTGTCCGTCGTCTCCGCCTTCTCCGCCCGCACGGAGTACGGCTCGCACCCGTTCGAGGAGGCTGCATGA